The sequence below is a genomic window from Methylotuvimicrobium alcaliphilum 20Z.
AACATCGCCTTCATTGCATTGATTTTGCTCATCATGAGCCATTAATTTTGTCGATCGCTTGATATATTTGCCGTACACGGGGTGTTTGACAAAGCGCTCGACCAAGACGGTAATGCTTTTGTCCATTTTATTACTAATGACACGACCGCTTAAGGTTCTTAATTTTTCAGTTTTTTCGCTCATGACTTACGCTCTCCCCAATTCATTCAATACAGTATGGATACGGGCAATATCACGCCTGACTTGCTTGACCTGAGCGGTCTTTGTCAACTGACCGGTGCCTTTTTGCATTCTGAGATTGAATTGCTCTCTCGAGAGCTCGAGTAACATATCGGCTAATTCTTGTTTCGATTTTTGTCGTAATTCGGTGGCTTTCATCACATTATCGTCCGAGCTATGAATGTTGTCTTAATCGGCAGTTTGGCAGATGCTAATGCAAACGCTTCTCTTGCAAGCTCTTCGGGCACACCTTGGATTTCATAAAGCATGGTGCCCGGCTTAATCTGAGCAACCCAGTATTCTACACTACCTTTACCTTTTCCCATCCTAACTTCTAGAGGTTTTTTAGTAATAGGCTTG
It includes:
- the rpsQ gene encoding 30S ribosomal protein S17, translating into MSEKTEKLRTLSGRVISNKMDKSITVLVERFVKHPVYGKYIKRSTKLMAHDEQNQCNEGDVVSITSCRPMSKNKTFRLVEVVESNNK
- the rpmC gene encoding 50S ribosomal protein L29; protein product: MKATELRQKSKQELADMLLELSREQFNLRMQKGTGQLTKTAQVKQVRRDIARIHTVLNELGRA